A window of Fragaria vesca subsp. vesca linkage group LG7, FraVesHawaii_1.0, whole genome shotgun sequence contains these coding sequences:
- the LOC101297097 gene encoding probable F-box protein At3g61730-like, producing MAKRKQRTGAVQPQPLKTQKRMRRAKPICSCSSPRFTSSGPAFTCYEQDVWTEIAKFLDGKSLVMIAATCRWFHELVMEGCIWRYLCLRDLQVPAPRHPAAFDWKKLYISSFNGSHSYMFRQPEKHIDWMRIGAFFLESSSVLITERLSTPLKLPKEESVQQMLESCGSCVLNDAKPGIWIADLQLVRCPVCELNTCDGTMQTLDARHIELFLSEGYQDGSWEYELIGIQDVKKHVEGASGAIFDVKHLNDTSTSAVFNLNSWVGKANDWQPKAVITMHAVAVNTNLQKNEGLQVKYHVMRAGAGGEVVSIRISQQLL from the exons ATGGCGAAGCGAAAGCAGCGAACCGGAGCCGTTCAGCCTCAGCCTCTCAAGACGCAGAAGCGTATGCGCAGAGCCAAGCCGATTTGCTCCTGCAGCTCTCCTCGCTTCACCTCTTCTGGCCCAGCCTTCACCTG TTACGAGCAGGACGTTTGGACGGAGATCGCAAAGTTTCTGGACGGAAAATCACTGGTGATGATTGCTGCGACATGTCGTTGGTTCCACGAGCTGGTCATGGAGGGCTGCATCTGGAGGTACTTGTGCTTGCGTGATCTTCAGGTCCCTGCTCCTCGCCACCCGGCGGCTTTTGATTGGAAGAAGCTCTACATTTCCTCTTTCA ATGGGAGTCACTCTTACATGTTCCGCCAGCCAGAGAAGCATATTG ACTGGATGCGTATTGGTGCCTTTTTCCTGGAGTCTTCTTCAGTACTCATAACAGAAAGGCTGAGCACCCCACTGAAATTGCCCAAGGAAGAAAGTGTTCAACAAATGCTGGAGTCCTGCGGCAGTTGTGTGTTGAATGATGCCAAACCTGGGATATGGATTGCAG ATCTCCAGCTTGTCCGGTGCCCCGTCTGCGAGCTCAATACTTGTGATG GAACAATGCAGACATTGGATGCAAGGCATATCGAACTGTTCTTGAGTGAGGGATACCAGGATGGTAGCTGGGAATATGAACTTATTGGAATTCAGGATGTCAAAAAGCATGTTGAGGGTGCTTCTGGAGCTATTTTTGATGTCAAACACCTCAATGACACTTCAACTTCAG CAGTCTTCAACCTCAACTCATGGGTGGGCAAAGCGAATGACTGGCAACCAAAGGCTGTGATCACAATGCATGCAGTTGCTGTCAACACAAATCTACAGAAAAATGAAG GCCTGCAAGTCAAATACCATGTCATGAGAGCTGGAGCTGGAGGAGAAGTCGTATCTATCAGAATCTCGCAGCAGCTTCTGTAG